The sequence aCAGGCTTGActtcattattataagtaattaCAGGCTACAGATGTTCACAGAAATCAAAGCACTATTGTATAAAAGATTTATAACATTGGAAATATAGCAATCTATTCcagctttgtttttattttggtttatcgtgtttattatatttatatatattttttttctttttctttttctttctttctttctttttctaaatgaGATAATACCCGTTTTCCTCAGAGTGTGGTATGCATTCTGAATGTTGACTCAGGTGAGCTGTCGACTCATGACCTTCCTGACGAGCTGTGTCCTGGCCAGCTAGTGTGGGGTCCAGGGGGAAATGGTATCATCGGAGTGGCATTTGTGAGCAAACCTTATCGTCTAGGGTCTCGTCTATTGCCCCAACAGGGAGTCCAGGCTCTTTCACATGGATTTGGAAGGCAAATATAGTAAGTGACAAGGGATTTAGTAGGTTGTGGCTATAAAGTTGTTATACTCTCCAATGTATTGTGATGATATTCTATGATGTATTATtaataacacacgcacaaacatgcacacacacagacacgaacacacacagacacgaacacacacagacatgaacacacacagacacaaacacacacagacacgaacacacacggacacgaacacatgcacacacacacaaacacaaacagatgtgtgcatgtatgaatctTCAATTCTAATATATGTTACTGCTTTTTGTTCTATATCTTTCAGTGTGTACACTGACATTCATAAAATCCTTGATAAGTTatgaaaatattactttttttttattaatagagtATTCATATAATTCCAAattatataactctctctctctctctctctctctctctctctctctctctcttctctctctctctctccctctcctctcttttctctctctcttctctcctcccctctcccctctccctctccctctccctctccccctccctctcctttcccttttcctcttctctctccttcccctgcctccttccttcttttccctatatctttctacctctcttccttttcttaccccctcccattctccctcctttacccccccccccccccccaactacagCTCAGATCAGCCAGGGCTTGAGCAACATCCGCAGTCCACGTCTCAGTCCCGACGGCTCACGTATTGCCTTCCTGCGGTCAACCATAGGGGGACCCCACGCCAAGTCAGCCCAGCTTTGTGTCATGTCATGGCCTAGCAAGGAGGTATAGAATGTACTTTTaggatttatttttatcaaatacttttacttttgctgtgtgtgtgtgtgtgtgaatgtacattaTGATAAACAGtgttatttcttctctcctctttatgagattttcctttgctttctttttttttggatattcctcatctttgttctttttcatcatttaccttttaaaaaaatttcctcatATTATTCCTCTGCATGGAAAGgattccaattttttaaattatgtttacaTTACAGTTGTTCTGAACCCATGCATgacagaaatgatataaaaagacaGTGCCATGCTGAGGGTAGTGCTCAGTCACTTTGctagagtgaaaaaataaaagcacaggAAACCTACAATTACCCTGCGTTTATGCCCttggctgtgtttttttttttttttttttttttttttttttttttttttttttttttttcttttttgttttttttttcttttttgttttttttttcttcagtaactAAAAAGAGGCTTAACTCCCTTTTAGGTTCTATAAATGTCAGGCCTAAACAATTGAATAGGGTTGGCATATTTTAAAAAGAGGAGACCACATCAATCGTAGATACTTGTACTTGCCTCCCAAGTTCTCCATGGTGTGATTAGATATTATCAgtcattggtattattaatatcaatgcaGCATGATAACCATTtacttataatcatcaccattttccAACTAATAGTTTCCCTCCACTTATATAGTGTTGCTGGTGACTTGACTCTTTTTATACCAATAGCATCCCTCAGAAATGTCATCATAattggcatcatcatcaccatctacaGAATCCTcaatccttctcctttttttccatctcaaTTCATAGGAAAAAGTAGCAGTTGACGTGGTCCTTCGTGAGCAGAAGATTGAGGAAGGCTATACATTCAAGGGTATCTATGGCTACTCTGGGTTACCTGCCCGGTGCTGGCTCAGTGACAGCAAGCggctcctcttctcttcattcaaGTTTGATAACATTGTGACCTATGTTGTTAATGTGGGTGAGTTTTAGGATgaattttgtttgctttttaataCAGGGGTCCCCGTCATTCATCATATGTGGACCAGAAAACTATGATGAATAGTGATTTGTTTTATAGAGAAACATAATATCATATTGGAATAGATTAAGGTGTTATGTCGACCAGAACCATAATATCTAGTATTTAGCTCCATTACAcagtttaaatttatattattaagataatactaaaaaataataccaacatttttattaaagaaaacgaatgaaaaagggaaaaatttccaatGCAATGTATGAAACATGGTTAATtattaaatacaaaaagaatTTGGGGCAGGTTTTTAAAAGTGACTTTGACTGCCAGCGCTTCATTGAGGTAACAAGAACCAGGGTCAGCTTTTACAGAAGTAGGTGGGAGGGTTGAGGATTTTGTGATTCCTGGTTTATAGAATTTTTAAGGGTTGAGTGTATTCATATACTAGGATAAAGTTGCCATCTAGTTTATGATATCCCCAGAATACTACATGATACTGTATTTAAAACAACAATTTATATGTGCATTCCCCAATAGACGCATTATCTATCAAGGACATGGAGGGGGTCAGCAAATTActcagatttttttatttatttttatttttttttttttttatttttttttttattttttttatattattattaaaataaaaNNNNNNNNNNNNNNNNNNNNNNNNNNNNNNNNNNNNNNNNNNNNNNNNNNNNNNNNNNNNNNNNNNNNNNNNNNNNNNNNNNNNNNNNNNNNNNNNNNNNCCGGGGGGCGCAGAAGATTTGCAACATGAATAATGTGGCGACGCGACGCACAGAGGCGGGCCATTTCTC comes from Penaeus monodon isolate SGIC_2016 chromosome 5, NSTDA_Pmon_1, whole genome shotgun sequence and encodes:
- the LOC119573346 gene encoding acylamino-acid-releasing enzyme-like, producing the protein MDLEGKYTQISQGLSNIRSPRLSPDGSRIAFLRSTIGGPHAKSAQLCVMSWPSKEEKVAVDVVLREQKIEEGYTFKGIYGYSGLPARCWLSDSKRLLFSSFKFDNIVTYVVNVGEF